One genomic segment of Streptomyces sp. NBC_00239 includes these proteins:
- a CDS encoding MFS transporter, with the protein MVTTPAQASVTTPDDKASLRGHRSFIAFLTGESASLIGTAVHGIALPTLAVLLLHATPDQISFLFFLIQIPTFVLALPAGAFIDRHNKKTVLITTDLAAAAVVAVIPAATVLGTLSMPTLYAVALALGAVTVLHQAAAIAIVPQLVEPGLLQQAHSRIGAAFGAADTAGTYLGTAVVAVVGAGRAFALDAVSYLVSAWCATRIRTVHAPPAPKVRRRMATDIWEGLMYVARTPLVRPLVLCLAGTGFGSALTSTFWAYHLLTTVKTGTTGLGVIMGVSGAGCLAGALAAPRIVRRFGPGPVLVAGFAMYPLMSVPLLIAGPGPLWLLVLALAGSLQLAAAACAGTTQRSVSWGTSVLSHHSSLEPVKGVRVALY; encoded by the coding sequence GTGGTGACCACGCCCGCCCAAGCCTCCGTCACCACACCGGACGACAAGGCGTCGCTGCGCGGCCACCGGTCCTTCATCGCATTCCTGACAGGCGAGAGCGCAAGCTTGATCGGGACGGCTGTGCACGGCATCGCCCTACCCACGCTCGCGGTACTCCTCCTGCACGCCACGCCGGACCAGATCTCGTTCCTCTTCTTCCTCATCCAGATCCCGACCTTCGTCCTCGCGCTGCCGGCCGGGGCGTTCATCGACCGGCACAACAAGAAGACGGTGCTGATCACCACTGATCTTGCGGCGGCCGCCGTGGTCGCGGTGATCCCGGCCGCCACCGTCCTCGGGACGTTGTCCATGCCAACGCTGTACGCCGTGGCCCTGGCCTTGGGTGCCGTGACGGTGCTCCACCAGGCCGCGGCCATCGCCATCGTGCCGCAGCTCGTCGAACCCGGGCTGCTCCAGCAGGCCCACTCACGGATCGGAGCGGCGTTCGGCGCCGCCGACACGGCCGGTACCTATCTGGGGACCGCGGTGGTCGCCGTGGTGGGCGCCGGCCGGGCCTTCGCCCTGGACGCCGTCTCCTACCTGGTCTCGGCATGGTGTGCGACCCGGATCCGCACCGTTCACGCGCCGCCGGCCCCCAAGGTGCGGCGAAGAATGGCCACGGACATCTGGGAGGGCCTGATGTACGTGGCCCGCACACCGCTCGTGCGGCCGCTCGTCCTGTGCCTGGCCGGGACAGGGTTCGGCTCCGCCCTGACCTCGACTTTCTGGGCGTATCACCTGCTGACCACAGTGAAGACCGGCACGACCGGGCTCGGCGTGATCATGGGGGTGTCCGGCGCCGGATGCCTGGCCGGTGCGCTCGCCGCACCCCGGATCGTCCGCAGGTTCGGGCCCGGACCGGTCCTGGTCGCCGGATTCGCGATGTACCCGCTGATGAGCGTGCCGCTGCTGATTGCCGGGCCCGGGCCGCTGTGGCTCCTGGTCCTCGCCCTGGCGGGCAGTCTCCAGCTCGCCGCGGCCGCCTGCGCGGGCACCACCCAGCGCTCGGTTTCTTGGGGCACTTCAGTTCTGTCTCATCACTCGTCCCTCGAACCGGTGAAGGGTGTCCGCGTCGCCCTCTACTGA
- a CDS encoding 5'-3' exonuclease, translating to MTAIAPLLLVDGHHLLYRAHFGFPKRFQALDGTDVTGAFGFVALLRKAHREHGYGHEVLVVFDAEDGADTRIQAEAGYKANRADADHSPIQALAPLKAMLDQGGVRWLEWPGAEGDDVLATIATREAAVGRAVVVLSGDRDLYGLLTQSRIRILNPQAPPGRQFVTAPAVADRYGVTPAQWTDFRALTGDPSDNLPGVPGVGPVTAARLLTGGRRLEDLPAAAPGRLAKPLARIRETWDDVVRVRSILRLNCDLPYPQNTVTGTATPELTAPATLMKAAGLW from the coding sequence ATGACCGCGATCGCGCCGCTGCTCCTCGTCGACGGGCATCATCTGCTCTACCGCGCCCACTTCGGGTTCCCCAAGCGGTTCCAGGCGCTGGACGGGACCGACGTGACCGGCGCGTTCGGCTTCGTGGCGCTCCTGCGCAAGGCGCACCGCGAGCACGGCTACGGTCATGAGGTCCTGGTGGTCTTCGACGCCGAGGACGGCGCCGACACTCGGATCCAAGCTGAGGCCGGGTATAAGGCAAACCGGGCTGACGCCGACCACAGTCCGATCCAGGCTCTGGCGCCGCTGAAGGCGATGCTCGACCAGGGCGGAGTGCGGTGGCTGGAATGGCCCGGCGCCGAGGGCGACGACGTGCTGGCCACGATCGCCACGCGTGAGGCCGCCGTCGGCCGTGCGGTGGTCGTGCTCTCGGGGGACCGCGACCTCTACGGCCTCCTCACCCAGAGCAGGATCCGGATCCTGAACCCGCAGGCCCCGCCCGGCCGCCAGTTCGTCACCGCTCCCGCGGTCGCCGACCGCTACGGGGTGACGCCGGCGCAGTGGACTGACTTCCGGGCCCTGACCGGGGACCCGTCCGACAACCTCCCCGGCGTCCCGGGCGTGGGACCGGTGACCGCCGCCCGGCTCCTGACCGGCGGGCGCCGGCTCGAGGACCTGCCCGCCGCCGCACCGGGCCGCCTGGCCAAGCCCCTGGCCCGCATCCGGGAGACGTGGGACGACGTCGTCCGCGTGCGGTCCATCCTGCGCCTGAACTGCGACCTGCCGTACCCGCAGAACACCGTCACCGGGACAGCCACACCCGAACTGACAGCACCCGCCACGCTGATGAAGGCGGCCGGCCTGTGGTGA
- a CDS encoding ABC transporter ATP-binding protein, with the protein MSSEADGDPEQATVSDSERLLFGGELAYDVGWDQHEGAWLKLGLWTMAKGLPRMIGTGLRLAHLADARALRVVLGAEVGRGIAQAIGLVAVNAVLGHILAGGGTNERLTSAFPALMAVAVTALVGSLLRSASTAATGELEPKVQRVATEQYLGLVHRVELAAIEDDEFHRLLDAARYGADSARRMIRYCTNTLNSGISLVAAASVLTVLHIGLLPLLVLMTLPSGWRSLTISRQRYLSFHAFVQHARAGHLLGQLLTQREAAAEVRVHEVGPFLLSHFREMAETSEREQTRLARNAAKIGLIADGASGIATLLTYGALGLLLWSGRMDLAVASTAVLAIRTGSSSLDGLVVQMADLHQESLFVADFERLCVEAKARAIPETGEDLPAKVREVRFEKVTFTYPGSGGETPEPTLREVSLSFPMGKVIAVVGANGSGKSTLVKLLAGLHMPDEGGGTIWWDDVDAAKAQRKQIFARIALMSQSFFRWPFTVRVNVGIGRPTVPIDDQAVQAAAEFSGAWKFIAALRRGLGTLLGRGYKGGQEASGGEWQMLGIARALYRRPEILVVDEPTSALDAVAEQRVFDQIRALAAAGQTVVLITHRLHSVRHADVIHVMKDGQVAESGTFSELMDESTGTGEFRSAYLVQAAAFADSVPAQRSPATDLAKDMT; encoded by the coding sequence GTGAGCAGCGAAGCCGATGGTGATCCTGAACAGGCAACGGTGTCGGACTCGGAACGGCTGCTGTTCGGCGGGGAGCTGGCGTACGACGTCGGCTGGGACCAGCACGAGGGCGCCTGGCTGAAGCTGGGCCTGTGGACCATGGCCAAGGGCTTACCCCGGATGATCGGCACCGGGCTGCGCCTCGCGCACCTCGCCGACGCCCGCGCCCTGCGCGTGGTCCTCGGCGCCGAAGTAGGCCGCGGGATCGCCCAGGCGATCGGGCTGGTCGCAGTCAACGCGGTCCTGGGGCACATCCTCGCCGGAGGCGGGACGAACGAGCGCTTGACCAGCGCGTTCCCAGCACTGATGGCCGTCGCGGTCACCGCTCTGGTGGGTTCGCTTCTGCGGTCCGCGTCAACGGCCGCCACCGGTGAGCTGGAGCCGAAGGTCCAGAGGGTGGCCACCGAGCAGTACCTGGGGCTCGTCCACCGGGTTGAGCTCGCGGCGATCGAGGACGACGAGTTCCACCGGCTGCTGGACGCCGCCCGGTACGGGGCCGACTCCGCCCGGCGCATGATCCGCTACTGCACCAACACCCTCAACTCCGGGATCTCCCTGGTCGCGGCGGCCAGTGTGCTCACCGTGCTCCACATCGGACTTTTGCCCCTCCTCGTCCTGATGACCCTGCCGAGCGGTTGGAGGTCGCTGACGATCTCCCGCCAGCGGTACCTCTCCTTCCACGCCTTCGTCCAGCACGCACGGGCCGGACACCTCCTGGGTCAGTTGCTGACCCAGCGGGAAGCGGCGGCCGAGGTCCGCGTCCACGAGGTCGGGCCCTTCCTCCTCTCCCACTTCCGGGAGATGGCCGAGACGAGCGAGCGCGAGCAAACCCGCCTGGCCCGCAACGCGGCGAAGATCGGCCTGATCGCCGACGGCGCGTCCGGCATCGCCACCCTACTCACCTACGGGGCGCTGGGACTGCTGCTGTGGAGCGGGCGGATGGACCTCGCGGTCGCCAGCACGGCGGTCCTGGCCATCCGCACCGGGTCCTCCAGCCTGGACGGCCTCGTCGTGCAGATGGCCGACCTGCACCAGGAGTCCCTGTTCGTCGCCGACTTCGAGCGGCTCTGTGTGGAGGCGAAGGCGCGGGCCATCCCGGAGACCGGCGAGGACCTGCCCGCGAAGGTTCGCGAAGTCCGCTTCGAGAAGGTCACTTTCACCTACCCCGGCAGCGGGGGCGAGACGCCGGAGCCGACCCTGCGCGAGGTGTCCCTGTCCTTCCCCATGGGCAAGGTCATCGCCGTGGTCGGGGCGAACGGCTCGGGCAAGTCCACCCTGGTCAAGCTCCTGGCCGGCCTGCACATGCCCGACGAGGGCGGCGGCACGATCTGGTGGGACGACGTCGACGCGGCCAAGGCCCAGCGCAAGCAGATCTTCGCCCGCATCGCGCTCATGTCGCAGTCCTTCTTCCGGTGGCCCTTCACGGTGAGGGTGAACGTCGGCATCGGCCGGCCCACCGTCCCCATCGACGACCAGGCGGTACAGGCTGCCGCCGAGTTCTCCGGCGCCTGGAAGTTCATCGCCGCCCTGCGCCGCGGCCTCGGCACCTTGCTCGGGCGGGGCTACAAGGGCGGTCAGGAGGCGTCCGGCGGCGAGTGGCAGATGCTGGGGATCGCCCGAGCTTTGTACAGGAGGCCCGAGATTCTCGTGGTCGACGAGCCCACGAGCGCCCTTGACGCGGTGGCTGAGCAGCGGGTCTTCGACCAGATCCGGGCACTGGCCGCGGCCGGTCAGACCGTCGTGCTGATCACCCACCGCCTTCACTCGGTGCGGCATGCCGACGTCATCCACGTCATGAAGGACGGCCAGGTCGCCGAGTCCGGGACGTTCTCCGAGCTCATGGACGAGAGCACCGGCACGGGGGAATTCCGCAGCGCCTATCTGGTCCAGGCCGCCGCGTTCGCGGACAGCGTGCCCGCCCAGCGGTCCCCCGCAACGGATCTCGCGAAGGACATGACGTGA
- a CDS encoding NUDIX domain-containing protein: MHTAPHPRPAAARIEQTGPGYRPLTKVVLLALRPDGRVALVRRAHLPDRGQLALVGGRLEPAEWLDEAACRGASRTLGIRVGVQDIELSGLLHYRSEQGAGRLCAVFATQRWSGVPRNTAPDRYSEVVWADPGGPPADCRALTHAVLNQYVAGTLYGALAMPPAGPATAEGASAGAAECGGELQPPVRGPAGPLTTSDETSSARPDLRGTK, encoded by the coding sequence GTGCACACCGCGCCCCATCCCCGCCCGGCTGCTGCCCGAATCGAACAGACCGGGCCCGGCTACCGGCCGCTCACGAAGGTCGTGCTCCTCGCGCTGCGCCCCGACGGGCGGGTCGCGCTGGTCCGCCGGGCTCATCTGCCAGATCGCGGACAGCTGGCCTTGGTGGGCGGACGGCTGGAGCCGGCGGAGTGGCTGGACGAGGCCGCGTGCCGGGGTGCCTCCCGAACCCTGGGCATCCGGGTGGGGGTACAGGACATCGAGCTCAGCGGCCTCCTGCACTACCGCAGCGAGCAGGGCGCGGGACGCTTGTGCGCCGTCTTCGCCACCCAGCGCTGGTCCGGAGTGCCCCGCAACACCGCACCGGACCGGTACAGCGAGGTGGTGTGGGCCGACCCCGGCGGCCCTCCGGCCGACTGCCGGGCCCTGACCCACGCCGTCCTCAACCAGTACGTCGCCGGAACCCTCTACGGCGCCCTCGCTATGCCTCCTGCCGGGCCGGCCACGGCCGAAGGTGCATCAGCGGGGGCGGCGGAGTGCGGAGGCGAACTGCAGCCGCCGGTGCGGGGGCCCGCCGGACCGCTTACGACCAGCGACGAGACCAGCAGTGCACGACCGGATCTGAGGGGGACGAAGTGA